A section of the Malania oleifera isolate guangnan ecotype guangnan chromosome 2, ASM2987363v1, whole genome shotgun sequence genome encodes:
- the LOC131148544 gene encoding uncharacterized protein LOC131148544 isoform X2 gives MAAALECWSSRANTEEDTVEQVLMRTQDRSEEGSSTAAGAKDSSSAMQKRLQRLSRNVSEAIASLKHSLSLDSARDPPPTSRIESCRKLVWGSVVRNLTQMYPGSQLPEKLVSNIRKHYDSLPLSYAQAGFNMEDVFLHIRLIDQASVEDHPAISIQNVSEDEVNGSVFKLTFACNSSISWPAMSGALDNAAICCKKIQIFEKKGFTLGVVHLLVQAGQQKSFNARVENALKLASKKQKPPTMKLPFGLCGCQEENAKGRELGEMEDDGGELNFRNGTENSNPKVQIQMPLPTSLFVVSVDEWQTIQSGGNEIGKWLLNSDNLEFVDQIGPSTFKGVYRGKRVGVEKLKGCDKGNSYEFELRKDLLELMTCGHRNILHFHGVCVDENHGLCVVTKMMEGGSVQDVLLKNKKLQNKEIIRVAADVAEGIKFMNDHGVAYRDLNTQRILLDRHGNACLGDMGIVTACKSLGEVMEYETDGYRWLAPEIIAGDPENVTETWMSNVYSFGMVIWEMVTGEAAYEAYSPVQAAVGIAACGLRPDIPKDCPQILRSLMMKCWNNCPSKRPQFSEILSMLMQPSNNCNCNNRSVCRRIDDSKLPRHSWDSSLHICLSGSSVGRVQNSSQIQGYPGDRA, from the exons ATGGCCGCTGCTCTGGAGTGCTGGTCGAGCCGGGCCAACACCGAGGAGGACACGGTGGAGCAGGTTCTGATGAGAACGCAGGACAGATCAGAAGAGGGCTCGTCGACGGCGGCGGGCGCGAAGGACTCGTCGTCGGCGATGCAGAAGCGGCTGCAGCGGCTGAGCCGGAACGTGTCCGAGGCAATCGCGTCGCTCAAGCACTCGTTGAGTCTCGACTCGGCGAGAGACCCGCCGCCGACGTCTCGGATCGAGAGCTGTCGGAAGCTCGTTTGGGGCAGCGTTGTGCGGAACCTCACGCAGATGTACCCTGGCAGCCAGCTGCCGGAGAAGCTCGTCTCCAACATTCGCAAACACTACGACTCGTTGCCTCTCAG CTATGCACAGGCAGGTTTCAATATGGAGGATGTTTTCCTGCATATTCGATTAATAGATCAGGCATCAGTGGAAGACCATCCAGCAATTTCGATTCAAAACGTGTCTGAAGATGAGGTTAATGGGTCTGTGTTCAAGCTCACATTTGCTTGTAACTCTTCCATTTCGTGGCCTGCAATGTCGGGCGCACTTGATAACGCTGCCATATGCTGCAAGAAGATACAGATCTTTGAGAAGAAGGGGTTTACTCTTGGAGTTGTTCATCTTCTGGTTCAAGCGGGGCAACAGAAATCATTTAATGCCCGGGTCGAAAATGCTCTCAAATTGGCGTCAAAGAAGCAGAAACCTCCCACGATGAAGCTCCCATTTGGGCTCTGTGGGTGTCAAGAAGAGAATGCTAAGGGCCGGGAACTTGGAGAGATGGAAGATGACGGCGGAGAATTGAACTTCAGGAATGGGACTGAGAATTCAAACCCTAAAGTTCAAATTCAGATGCCGCTACCCACTAGTTTATTTGTTGTTTCTGTTGATGAATGGCAGACAATCCAATCGGGTGGGAATGAGATCGGGAAATGGTTGTTGAACTCCGATAATCTTGAGTTCGTAGATCAGATTGGACCCAGTACTTTTAAGGGGGTTTATAGGGGCAAAAGGGTTGGAGTTGAGAAGCTCAAAGGATGTGACAAGGGAAACTCTTATGAGTTTGAACTCCGAAAAGATTTGTTGGAGCTTATGACATGTGGGCATAGAAACATTCTGCACTTCCATGGTGTGTGTGTTGATGAAAATCACGGGTTGTGTGTGGTTACTAAGATGATGGAAGGTGGATCAGTTCAAGACGTTCTGCTAAAAAACAAGAAGCTTCAGAACAAGGAAATTATAAGGGTTGCTGCCGACGTAGCAGAGGGGATCAAATTCATGAATGATCACGGCGTTGCGTATAGAGATCTCAACACGCAGAGGATCTTGTTGGATCGGCACGGAAATGCATGCTTGGGGGATATGGGTATAGTCACTGCTTGCAAGAGTCTTGGTGAGGTGATGGAGTATGAAACTGACGGGTATCGGTGGCTAGCTCCCGAG ATAATTGCAGGTGATCCAGAAAATGTTACAGAGACATGGATGAGTAATGTATATAGCTTTGGAATGGTGATCTGGGAGATGGTGACTGGTGAGGCAGCCTATGAAGCTTATTCACCTGTGCAGGCAGCTGTTGGGATAGCTGCTTGTGGGCTTCGACCAGATATACCCAAAGATTGCCCCCAAATCCTGAGATCTTTGATGATGAAGTGCTGGAACAATTGCCCTTCAAAACGGCCTCAGTTCTCTGAAATTCTATCAATGTTGATGCAGCCCAGCAACAACTGCAACTGCAATAATAG GTCTGTTTGCCGCCGGATTGACGattcgaagctaccacgacactcctgggacagttctctacatatctgcttgagtggatcgtcggtgggtcgagttcagaattcatctcaaattcagg gttatccaggtgatcgagcttag
- the LOC131148544 gene encoding serine/threonine-protein kinase STY8 isoform X7 has product MAAALECWSSRANTEEDTVEQVLMRTQDRSEEGSSTAAGAKDSSSAMQKRLQRLSRNVSEAIASLKHSLSLDSARDPPPTSRIESCRKLVWGSVVRNLTQMYPGSQLPEKLVSNIRKHYDSLPLSYAQAGFNMEDVFLHIRLIDQASVEDHPAISIQNVSEDEVNGSVFKLTFACNSSISWPAMSGALDNAAICCKKIQIFEKKGFTLGVVHLLVQAGQQKSFNARVENALKLASKKQKPPTMKLPFGLCGCQEENAKGRELGEMEDDGGELNFRNGTENSNPKVQIQMPLPTSLFVVSVDEWQTIQSGGNEIGKWLLNSDNLEFVDQIGPSTFKGVYRGKRVGVEKLKGCDKGNSYEFELRKDLLELMTCGHRNILHFHGVCVDENHGLCVVTKMMEGGSVQDVLLKNKKLQNKEIIRVAADVAEGIKFMNDHGVAYRDLNTQRILLDRHGNACLGDMGIVTACKSLGEVMEYETDGYRWLAPEIIAGDPENVTETWMSNVYSFGMVIWEMVTGEAAYEAYSPVQAAVGIAACGLRPDIPKDCPQILRSLMMKCWNNCPSKRPQFSEILSMLMQPSNNCNCNNRNP; this is encoded by the exons ATGGCCGCTGCTCTGGAGTGCTGGTCGAGCCGGGCCAACACCGAGGAGGACACGGTGGAGCAGGTTCTGATGAGAACGCAGGACAGATCAGAAGAGGGCTCGTCGACGGCGGCGGGCGCGAAGGACTCGTCGTCGGCGATGCAGAAGCGGCTGCAGCGGCTGAGCCGGAACGTGTCCGAGGCAATCGCGTCGCTCAAGCACTCGTTGAGTCTCGACTCGGCGAGAGACCCGCCGCCGACGTCTCGGATCGAGAGCTGTCGGAAGCTCGTTTGGGGCAGCGTTGTGCGGAACCTCACGCAGATGTACCCTGGCAGCCAGCTGCCGGAGAAGCTCGTCTCCAACATTCGCAAACACTACGACTCGTTGCCTCTCAG CTATGCACAGGCAGGTTTCAATATGGAGGATGTTTTCCTGCATATTCGATTAATAGATCAGGCATCAGTGGAAGACCATCCAGCAATTTCGATTCAAAACGTGTCTGAAGATGAGGTTAATGGGTCTGTGTTCAAGCTCACATTTGCTTGTAACTCTTCCATTTCGTGGCCTGCAATGTCGGGCGCACTTGATAACGCTGCCATATGCTGCAAGAAGATACAGATCTTTGAGAAGAAGGGGTTTACTCTTGGAGTTGTTCATCTTCTGGTTCAAGCGGGGCAACAGAAATCATTTAATGCCCGGGTCGAAAATGCTCTCAAATTGGCGTCAAAGAAGCAGAAACCTCCCACGATGAAGCTCCCATTTGGGCTCTGTGGGTGTCAAGAAGAGAATGCTAAGGGCCGGGAACTTGGAGAGATGGAAGATGACGGCGGAGAATTGAACTTCAGGAATGGGACTGAGAATTCAAACCCTAAAGTTCAAATTCAGATGCCGCTACCCACTAGTTTATTTGTTGTTTCTGTTGATGAATGGCAGACAATCCAATCGGGTGGGAATGAGATCGGGAAATGGTTGTTGAACTCCGATAATCTTGAGTTCGTAGATCAGATTGGACCCAGTACTTTTAAGGGGGTTTATAGGGGCAAAAGGGTTGGAGTTGAGAAGCTCAAAGGATGTGACAAGGGAAACTCTTATGAGTTTGAACTCCGAAAAGATTTGTTGGAGCTTATGACATGTGGGCATAGAAACATTCTGCACTTCCATGGTGTGTGTGTTGATGAAAATCACGGGTTGTGTGTGGTTACTAAGATGATGGAAGGTGGATCAGTTCAAGACGTTCTGCTAAAAAACAAGAAGCTTCAGAACAAGGAAATTATAAGGGTTGCTGCCGACGTAGCAGAGGGGATCAAATTCATGAATGATCACGGCGTTGCGTATAGAGATCTCAACACGCAGAGGATCTTGTTGGATCGGCACGGAAATGCATGCTTGGGGGATATGGGTATAGTCACTGCTTGCAAGAGTCTTGGTGAGGTGATGGAGTATGAAACTGACGGGTATCGGTGGCTAGCTCCCGAG ATAATTGCAGGTGATCCAGAAAATGTTACAGAGACATGGATGAGTAATGTATATAGCTTTGGAATGGTGATCTGGGAGATGGTGACTGGTGAGGCAGCCTATGAAGCTTATTCACCTGTGCAGGCAGCTGTTGGGATAGCTGCTTGTGGGCTTCGACCAGATATACCCAAAGATTGCCCCCAAATCCTGAGATCTTTGATGATGAAGTGCTGGAACAATTGCCCTTCAAAACGGCCTCAGTTCTCTGAAATTCTATCAATGTTGATGCAGCCCAGCAACAACTGCAACTGCAATAATAG gaacccttga
- the LOC131148544 gene encoding serine/threonine-protein kinase STY8 isoform X3 produces MAAALECWSSRANTEEDTVEQVLMRTQDRSEEGSSTAAGAKDSSSAMQKRLQRLSRNVSEAIASLKHSLSLDSARDPPPTSRIESCRKLVWGSVVRNLTQMYPGSQLPEKLVSNIRKHYDSLPLSYAQAGFNMEDVFLHIRLIDQASVEDHPAISIQNVSEDEVNGSVFKLTFACNSSISWPAMSGALDNAAICCKKIQIFEKKGFTLGVVHLLVQAGQQKSFNARVENALKLASKKQKPPTMKLPFGLCGCQEENAKGRELGEMEDDGGELNFRNGTENSNPKVQIQMPLPTSLFVVSVDEWQTIQSGGNEIGKWLLNSDNLEFVDQIGPSTFKGVYRGKRVGVEKLKGCDKGNSYEFELRKDLLELMTCGHRNILHFHGVCVDENHGLCVVTKMMEGGSVQDVLLKNKKLQNKEIIRVAADVAEGIKFMNDHGVAYRDLNTQRILLDRHGNACLGDMGIVTACKSLGEVMEYETDGYRWLAPEIIAGDPENVTETWMSNVYSFGMVIWEMVTGEAAYEAYSPVQAAVGIAACGLRPDIPKDCPQILRSLMMKCWNNCPSKRPQFSEILSMLMQPSNNCNCNNSISGHMIKEHMGM; encoded by the exons ATGGCCGCTGCTCTGGAGTGCTGGTCGAGCCGGGCCAACACCGAGGAGGACACGGTGGAGCAGGTTCTGATGAGAACGCAGGACAGATCAGAAGAGGGCTCGTCGACGGCGGCGGGCGCGAAGGACTCGTCGTCGGCGATGCAGAAGCGGCTGCAGCGGCTGAGCCGGAACGTGTCCGAGGCAATCGCGTCGCTCAAGCACTCGTTGAGTCTCGACTCGGCGAGAGACCCGCCGCCGACGTCTCGGATCGAGAGCTGTCGGAAGCTCGTTTGGGGCAGCGTTGTGCGGAACCTCACGCAGATGTACCCTGGCAGCCAGCTGCCGGAGAAGCTCGTCTCCAACATTCGCAAACACTACGACTCGTTGCCTCTCAG CTATGCACAGGCAGGTTTCAATATGGAGGATGTTTTCCTGCATATTCGATTAATAGATCAGGCATCAGTGGAAGACCATCCAGCAATTTCGATTCAAAACGTGTCTGAAGATGAGGTTAATGGGTCTGTGTTCAAGCTCACATTTGCTTGTAACTCTTCCATTTCGTGGCCTGCAATGTCGGGCGCACTTGATAACGCTGCCATATGCTGCAAGAAGATACAGATCTTTGAGAAGAAGGGGTTTACTCTTGGAGTTGTTCATCTTCTGGTTCAAGCGGGGCAACAGAAATCATTTAATGCCCGGGTCGAAAATGCTCTCAAATTGGCGTCAAAGAAGCAGAAACCTCCCACGATGAAGCTCCCATTTGGGCTCTGTGGGTGTCAAGAAGAGAATGCTAAGGGCCGGGAACTTGGAGAGATGGAAGATGACGGCGGAGAATTGAACTTCAGGAATGGGACTGAGAATTCAAACCCTAAAGTTCAAATTCAGATGCCGCTACCCACTAGTTTATTTGTTGTTTCTGTTGATGAATGGCAGACAATCCAATCGGGTGGGAATGAGATCGGGAAATGGTTGTTGAACTCCGATAATCTTGAGTTCGTAGATCAGATTGGACCCAGTACTTTTAAGGGGGTTTATAGGGGCAAAAGGGTTGGAGTTGAGAAGCTCAAAGGATGTGACAAGGGAAACTCTTATGAGTTTGAACTCCGAAAAGATTTGTTGGAGCTTATGACATGTGGGCATAGAAACATTCTGCACTTCCATGGTGTGTGTGTTGATGAAAATCACGGGTTGTGTGTGGTTACTAAGATGATGGAAGGTGGATCAGTTCAAGACGTTCTGCTAAAAAACAAGAAGCTTCAGAACAAGGAAATTATAAGGGTTGCTGCCGACGTAGCAGAGGGGATCAAATTCATGAATGATCACGGCGTTGCGTATAGAGATCTCAACACGCAGAGGATCTTGTTGGATCGGCACGGAAATGCATGCTTGGGGGATATGGGTATAGTCACTGCTTGCAAGAGTCTTGGTGAGGTGATGGAGTATGAAACTGACGGGTATCGGTGGCTAGCTCCCGAG ATAATTGCAGGTGATCCAGAAAATGTTACAGAGACATGGATGAGTAATGTATATAGCTTTGGAATGGTGATCTGGGAGATGGTGACTGGTGAGGCAGCCTATGAAGCTTATTCACCTGTGCAGGCAGCTGTTGGGATAGCTGCTTGTGGGCTTCGACCAGATATACCCAAAGATTGCCCCCAAATCCTGAGATCTTTGATGATGAAGTGCTGGAACAATTGCCCTTCAAAACGGCCTCAGTTCTCTGAAATTCTATCAATGTTGATGCAGCCCAGCAACAACTGCAACTGCAATAATAG CATTAGTGGTCATATGATAAAAGAGCATATGGGAATGTGA
- the LOC131148544 gene encoding serine/threonine-protein kinase STY8 isoform X4 has translation MAAALECWSSRANTEEDTVEQVLMRTQDRSEEGSSTAAGAKDSSSAMQKRLQRLSRNVSEAIASLKHSLSLDSARDPPPTSRIESCRKLVWGSVVRNLTQMYPGSQLPEKLVSNIRKHYDSLPLSYAQAGFNMEDVFLHIRLIDQASVEDHPAISIQNVSEDEVNGSVFKLTFACNSSISWPAMSGALDNAAICCKKIQIFEKKGFTLGVVHLLVQAGQQKSFNARVENALKLASKKQKPPTMKLPFGLCGCQEENAKGRELGEMEDDGGELNFRNGTENSNPKVQIQMPLPTSLFVVSVDEWQTIQSGGNEIGKWLLNSDNLEFVDQIGPSTFKGVYRGKRVGVEKLKGCDKGNSYEFELRKDLLELMTCGHRNILHFHGVCVDENHGLCVVTKMMEGGSVQDVLLKNKKLQNKEIIRVAADVAEGIKFMNDHGVAYRDLNTQRILLDRHGNACLGDMGIVTACKSLGEVMEYETDGYRWLAPEIIAGDPENVTETWMSNVYSFGMVIWEMVTGEAAYEAYSPVQAAVGIAACGLRPDIPKDCPQILRSLMMKCWNNCPSKRPQFSEILSMLMQPSNNCNCNNRTDFTDMILRC, from the exons ATGGCCGCTGCTCTGGAGTGCTGGTCGAGCCGGGCCAACACCGAGGAGGACACGGTGGAGCAGGTTCTGATGAGAACGCAGGACAGATCAGAAGAGGGCTCGTCGACGGCGGCGGGCGCGAAGGACTCGTCGTCGGCGATGCAGAAGCGGCTGCAGCGGCTGAGCCGGAACGTGTCCGAGGCAATCGCGTCGCTCAAGCACTCGTTGAGTCTCGACTCGGCGAGAGACCCGCCGCCGACGTCTCGGATCGAGAGCTGTCGGAAGCTCGTTTGGGGCAGCGTTGTGCGGAACCTCACGCAGATGTACCCTGGCAGCCAGCTGCCGGAGAAGCTCGTCTCCAACATTCGCAAACACTACGACTCGTTGCCTCTCAG CTATGCACAGGCAGGTTTCAATATGGAGGATGTTTTCCTGCATATTCGATTAATAGATCAGGCATCAGTGGAAGACCATCCAGCAATTTCGATTCAAAACGTGTCTGAAGATGAGGTTAATGGGTCTGTGTTCAAGCTCACATTTGCTTGTAACTCTTCCATTTCGTGGCCTGCAATGTCGGGCGCACTTGATAACGCTGCCATATGCTGCAAGAAGATACAGATCTTTGAGAAGAAGGGGTTTACTCTTGGAGTTGTTCATCTTCTGGTTCAAGCGGGGCAACAGAAATCATTTAATGCCCGGGTCGAAAATGCTCTCAAATTGGCGTCAAAGAAGCAGAAACCTCCCACGATGAAGCTCCCATTTGGGCTCTGTGGGTGTCAAGAAGAGAATGCTAAGGGCCGGGAACTTGGAGAGATGGAAGATGACGGCGGAGAATTGAACTTCAGGAATGGGACTGAGAATTCAAACCCTAAAGTTCAAATTCAGATGCCGCTACCCACTAGTTTATTTGTTGTTTCTGTTGATGAATGGCAGACAATCCAATCGGGTGGGAATGAGATCGGGAAATGGTTGTTGAACTCCGATAATCTTGAGTTCGTAGATCAGATTGGACCCAGTACTTTTAAGGGGGTTTATAGGGGCAAAAGGGTTGGAGTTGAGAAGCTCAAAGGATGTGACAAGGGAAACTCTTATGAGTTTGAACTCCGAAAAGATTTGTTGGAGCTTATGACATGTGGGCATAGAAACATTCTGCACTTCCATGGTGTGTGTGTTGATGAAAATCACGGGTTGTGTGTGGTTACTAAGATGATGGAAGGTGGATCAGTTCAAGACGTTCTGCTAAAAAACAAGAAGCTTCAGAACAAGGAAATTATAAGGGTTGCTGCCGACGTAGCAGAGGGGATCAAATTCATGAATGATCACGGCGTTGCGTATAGAGATCTCAACACGCAGAGGATCTTGTTGGATCGGCACGGAAATGCATGCTTGGGGGATATGGGTATAGTCACTGCTTGCAAGAGTCTTGGTGAGGTGATGGAGTATGAAACTGACGGGTATCGGTGGCTAGCTCCCGAG ATAATTGCAGGTGATCCAGAAAATGTTACAGAGACATGGATGAGTAATGTATATAGCTTTGGAATGGTGATCTGGGAGATGGTGACTGGTGAGGCAGCCTATGAAGCTTATTCACCTGTGCAGGCAGCTGTTGGGATAGCTGCTTGTGGGCTTCGACCAGATATACCCAAAGATTGCCCCCAAATCCTGAGATCTTTGATGATGAAGTGCTGGAACAATTGCCCTTCAAAACGGCCTCAGTTCTCTGAAATTCTATCAATGTTGATGCAGCCCAGCAACAACTGCAACTGCAATAATAG GACAGACTTCACAGATATGATTCTGAGGTGTTGA
- the LOC131148544 gene encoding serine/threonine-protein kinase STY8 isoform X6, producing the protein MAAALECWSSRANTEEDTVEQVLMRTQDRSEEGSSTAAGAKDSSSAMQKRLQRLSRNVSEAIASLKHSLSLDSARDPPPTSRIESCRKLVWGSVVRNLTQMYPGSQLPEKLVSNIRKHYDSLPLSYAQAGFNMEDVFLHIRLIDQASVEDHPAISIQNVSEDEVNGSVFKLTFACNSSISWPAMSGALDNAAICCKKIQIFEKKGFTLGVVHLLVQAGQQKSFNARVENALKLASKKQKPPTMKLPFGLCGCQEENAKGRELGEMEDDGGELNFRNGTENSNPKVQIQMPLPTSLFVVSVDEWQTIQSGGNEIGKWLLNSDNLEFVDQIGPSTFKGVYRGKRVGVEKLKGCDKGNSYEFELRKDLLELMTCGHRNILHFHGVCVDENHGLCVVTKMMEGGSVQDVLLKNKKLQNKEIIRVAADVAEGIKFMNDHGVAYRDLNTQRILLDRHGNACLGDMGIVTACKSLGEVMEYETDGYRWLAPEIIAGDPENVTETWMSNVYSFGMVIWEMVTGEAAYEAYSPVQAAVGIAACGLRPDIPKDCPQILRSLMMKCWNNCPSKRPQFSEILSMLMQPSNNCNCNNRLSR; encoded by the exons ATGGCCGCTGCTCTGGAGTGCTGGTCGAGCCGGGCCAACACCGAGGAGGACACGGTGGAGCAGGTTCTGATGAGAACGCAGGACAGATCAGAAGAGGGCTCGTCGACGGCGGCGGGCGCGAAGGACTCGTCGTCGGCGATGCAGAAGCGGCTGCAGCGGCTGAGCCGGAACGTGTCCGAGGCAATCGCGTCGCTCAAGCACTCGTTGAGTCTCGACTCGGCGAGAGACCCGCCGCCGACGTCTCGGATCGAGAGCTGTCGGAAGCTCGTTTGGGGCAGCGTTGTGCGGAACCTCACGCAGATGTACCCTGGCAGCCAGCTGCCGGAGAAGCTCGTCTCCAACATTCGCAAACACTACGACTCGTTGCCTCTCAG CTATGCACAGGCAGGTTTCAATATGGAGGATGTTTTCCTGCATATTCGATTAATAGATCAGGCATCAGTGGAAGACCATCCAGCAATTTCGATTCAAAACGTGTCTGAAGATGAGGTTAATGGGTCTGTGTTCAAGCTCACATTTGCTTGTAACTCTTCCATTTCGTGGCCTGCAATGTCGGGCGCACTTGATAACGCTGCCATATGCTGCAAGAAGATACAGATCTTTGAGAAGAAGGGGTTTACTCTTGGAGTTGTTCATCTTCTGGTTCAAGCGGGGCAACAGAAATCATTTAATGCCCGGGTCGAAAATGCTCTCAAATTGGCGTCAAAGAAGCAGAAACCTCCCACGATGAAGCTCCCATTTGGGCTCTGTGGGTGTCAAGAAGAGAATGCTAAGGGCCGGGAACTTGGAGAGATGGAAGATGACGGCGGAGAATTGAACTTCAGGAATGGGACTGAGAATTCAAACCCTAAAGTTCAAATTCAGATGCCGCTACCCACTAGTTTATTTGTTGTTTCTGTTGATGAATGGCAGACAATCCAATCGGGTGGGAATGAGATCGGGAAATGGTTGTTGAACTCCGATAATCTTGAGTTCGTAGATCAGATTGGACCCAGTACTTTTAAGGGGGTTTATAGGGGCAAAAGGGTTGGAGTTGAGAAGCTCAAAGGATGTGACAAGGGAAACTCTTATGAGTTTGAACTCCGAAAAGATTTGTTGGAGCTTATGACATGTGGGCATAGAAACATTCTGCACTTCCATGGTGTGTGTGTTGATGAAAATCACGGGTTGTGTGTGGTTACTAAGATGATGGAAGGTGGATCAGTTCAAGACGTTCTGCTAAAAAACAAGAAGCTTCAGAACAAGGAAATTATAAGGGTTGCTGCCGACGTAGCAGAGGGGATCAAATTCATGAATGATCACGGCGTTGCGTATAGAGATCTCAACACGCAGAGGATCTTGTTGGATCGGCACGGAAATGCATGCTTGGGGGATATGGGTATAGTCACTGCTTGCAAGAGTCTTGGTGAGGTGATGGAGTATGAAACTGACGGGTATCGGTGGCTAGCTCCCGAG ATAATTGCAGGTGATCCAGAAAATGTTACAGAGACATGGATGAGTAATGTATATAGCTTTGGAATGGTGATCTGGGAGATGGTGACTGGTGAGGCAGCCTATGAAGCTTATTCACCTGTGCAGGCAGCTGTTGGGATAGCTGCTTGTGGGCTTCGACCAGATATACCCAAAGATTGCCCCCAAATCCTGAGATCTTTGATGATGAAGTGCTGGAACAATTGCCCTTCAAAACGGCCTCAGTTCTCTGAAATTCTATCAATGTTGATGCAGCCCAGCAACAACTGCAACTGCAATAATAG gttatccaggtga
- the LOC131148544 gene encoding serine/threonine-protein kinase STY8 isoform X5, giving the protein MAAALECWSSRANTEEDTVEQVLMRTQDRSEEGSSTAAGAKDSSSAMQKRLQRLSRNVSEAIASLKHSLSLDSARDPPPTSRIESCRKLVWGSVVRNLTQMYPGSQLPEKLVSNIRKHYDSLPLSYAQAGFNMEDVFLHIRLIDQASVEDHPAISIQNVSEDEVNGSVFKLTFACNSSISWPAMSGALDNAAICCKKIQIFEKKGFTLGVVHLLVQAGQQKSFNARVENALKLASKKQKPPTMKLPFGLCGCQEENAKGRELGEMEDDGGELNFRNGTENSNPKVQIQMPLPTSLFVVSVDEWQTIQSGGNEIGKWLLNSDNLEFVDQIGPSTFKGVYRGKRVGVEKLKGCDKGNSYEFELRKDLLELMTCGHRNILHFHGVCVDENHGLCVVTKMMEGGSVQDVLLKNKKLQNKEIIRVAADVAEGIKFMNDHGVAYRDLNTQRILLDRHGNACLGDMGIVTACKSLGEVMEYETDGYRWLAPEIIAGDPENVTETWMSNVYSFGMVIWEMVTGEAAYEAYSPVQAAVGIAACGLRPDIPKDCPQILRSLMMKCWNNCPSKRPQFSEILSMLMQPSNNCNCNNRTTIGS; this is encoded by the exons ATGGCCGCTGCTCTGGAGTGCTGGTCGAGCCGGGCCAACACCGAGGAGGACACGGTGGAGCAGGTTCTGATGAGAACGCAGGACAGATCAGAAGAGGGCTCGTCGACGGCGGCGGGCGCGAAGGACTCGTCGTCGGCGATGCAGAAGCGGCTGCAGCGGCTGAGCCGGAACGTGTCCGAGGCAATCGCGTCGCTCAAGCACTCGTTGAGTCTCGACTCGGCGAGAGACCCGCCGCCGACGTCTCGGATCGAGAGCTGTCGGAAGCTCGTTTGGGGCAGCGTTGTGCGGAACCTCACGCAGATGTACCCTGGCAGCCAGCTGCCGGAGAAGCTCGTCTCCAACATTCGCAAACACTACGACTCGTTGCCTCTCAG CTATGCACAGGCAGGTTTCAATATGGAGGATGTTTTCCTGCATATTCGATTAATAGATCAGGCATCAGTGGAAGACCATCCAGCAATTTCGATTCAAAACGTGTCTGAAGATGAGGTTAATGGGTCTGTGTTCAAGCTCACATTTGCTTGTAACTCTTCCATTTCGTGGCCTGCAATGTCGGGCGCACTTGATAACGCTGCCATATGCTGCAAGAAGATACAGATCTTTGAGAAGAAGGGGTTTACTCTTGGAGTTGTTCATCTTCTGGTTCAAGCGGGGCAACAGAAATCATTTAATGCCCGGGTCGAAAATGCTCTCAAATTGGCGTCAAAGAAGCAGAAACCTCCCACGATGAAGCTCCCATTTGGGCTCTGTGGGTGTCAAGAAGAGAATGCTAAGGGCCGGGAACTTGGAGAGATGGAAGATGACGGCGGAGAATTGAACTTCAGGAATGGGACTGAGAATTCAAACCCTAAAGTTCAAATTCAGATGCCGCTACCCACTAGTTTATTTGTTGTTTCTGTTGATGAATGGCAGACAATCCAATCGGGTGGGAATGAGATCGGGAAATGGTTGTTGAACTCCGATAATCTTGAGTTCGTAGATCAGATTGGACCCAGTACTTTTAAGGGGGTTTATAGGGGCAAAAGGGTTGGAGTTGAGAAGCTCAAAGGATGTGACAAGGGAAACTCTTATGAGTTTGAACTCCGAAAAGATTTGTTGGAGCTTATGACATGTGGGCATAGAAACATTCTGCACTTCCATGGTGTGTGTGTTGATGAAAATCACGGGTTGTGTGTGGTTACTAAGATGATGGAAGGTGGATCAGTTCAAGACGTTCTGCTAAAAAACAAGAAGCTTCAGAACAAGGAAATTATAAGGGTTGCTGCCGACGTAGCAGAGGGGATCAAATTCATGAATGATCACGGCGTTGCGTATAGAGATCTCAACACGCAGAGGATCTTGTTGGATCGGCACGGAAATGCATGCTTGGGGGATATGGGTATAGTCACTGCTTGCAAGAGTCTTGGTGAGGTGATGGAGTATGAAACTGACGGGTATCGGTGGCTAGCTCCCGAG ATAATTGCAGGTGATCCAGAAAATGTTACAGAGACATGGATGAGTAATGTATATAGCTTTGGAATGGTGATCTGGGAGATGGTGACTGGTGAGGCAGCCTATGAAGCTTATTCACCTGTGCAGGCAGCTGTTGGGATAGCTGCTTGTGGGCTTCGACCAGATATACCCAAAGATTGCCCCCAAATCCTGAGATCTTTGATGATGAAGTGCTGGAACAATTGCCCTTCAAAACGGCCTCAGTTCTCTGAAATTCTATCAATGTTGATGCAGCCCAGCAACAACTGCAACTGCAATAATAG gacaactattggaagctaa